The Candidatus Cloacimonadota bacterium region TCGAAGCGCCCATCATCAGCATCAGCGATAAAAACATTATCCTGAGCCTGGGTGGGAAATTTGACGCCTATGCCGAAGTCGCTGAATATCAGGACGAAAAAGGCGAACTGCCCTACAACGTTGGCGATAACCTCAAAGGTTACATCGTGGACAGCAACGAACAGGGCTTTGTCATCGGCAAAAGCCTTACCAAACAATTTGTGGACAAACGGTCACTTTTGGACGCTTTTGAACGCAAGATCCCGGTTTCCGGAAAGGTCTATGGCGTCACCAAAGGCGGGTTCAATGTTGATGTTTTGGGTGCGAGAGCTTTCTGCCCCGCTTCGCAAATCTCAATGCGCGGCGGAGAAACCCCCACCGAACACATCGGCAAAACCATGGATTTCATTGTGATTGAATGTTCCGAAAATTGCCGGCGAGTGGTGGTTTCCCACCGACTGATTCAAGAACAGGAAAACATGGAACGCAAAGCCGAAGCGCTGAAAAGGCTTCACGCGGGTGATGTGGTCACCGGAACCGTGATGCGTATGACCAGCTTTGGCGCGTTTGTGGATTTGGGCGGAATCGAAGGCCTGATGCACGTTTCCGAGATTTCCTGGCAACACGTTGTGAAACCACAGGACGCCCTCAAACAGGGGCAGGAAGTGGAAGTTAAAATCCTCGATATCAAGGGCGAAAAGCTTTCCCTTTCCATGAAAACGCTTTTGGAAAACCCCTTCGAAAGCTTCGCCAAAGAGATAAAAGAAGGCGACACAATCAATTGTCGCATCCTCAGACTGCACAATTTTGGCGCTTTTGCCGAAATCAAACCCGGCGTGGAAGGGCTCATCCCCGTCTCGGAAATGAGCCGCAGCCGCAACGTCGCCCATCCCCGTGAAGTTGTGAATGAAGGCGATTTTGTGGAAGTCCAGGTGTTGCGCATCGACCCCGACACCCAAAAGATTTCCCTTTCCCTGCGCGCTTTGCAGGCTGACCCTTGGGACCAGATTGACGAGAAAATCCAGCTTGAAACCCCCTTCAAGGGCACGGTGGAAAGCTCCACGAATTTTGGCGTTTTCGTCACCATCACGGAAGGAATCACCGGACTTCTCCCCCGCTCGAGAGTGCGCGAGAAAGACAATTTCAAGCCCGGAGACGAAATTGAGCTGATGGTCACAGCCATCGACCGTGAAAACCATCGTCTCACCCTGGACTACACAGACCGCCAGCCGGGAGAAGTCGTTGAACGCCGTCGTCCCGATGAGCGTCGCGAACCCCGTGAAGGCGGCTCCGATTATGGACGCTTCCGTGGCAGACGTCAGGATGATGAATGGCGCCGCTATGCCAGCCAAAAACCTGAAGTGGCAGACGACAATCCATTCAAGGACCTATAAAAACCCAGATGCGGCCCAAGGACAACCAACTCATCCAGCTTCGCAAACAGAAGCTGGCAAAGCTCATTGAAGCTGGAATCGACCCCTATCCGATTGCATCCGAACGCAGCCACCGCGTGGCGGAAGTTTTGGAAAACAAGGAAACCTGGGTTGAATCAGAACAGGAAGTGACCCTGACGGGAAGGCTCGTCGCCATGCGCCGTCAGGGTAAGCTGGGCTTTGGAGACCTGGAAGACGCCGGAGGGCGCATCCAAGTCTATGTGGCGCAAAACCTTGTGGGAGAGGAAAACTACGAACTCTTCAAGCTTTGCGACCCCGGAGATTTTGTTCAACTGAGGGGAACCCTCTTTTTCACCCAAGCCGGGGAATATTCCATTAAAGTGAATCAGGTCAAGCTCTTGGCGAAAAACCTGCGCCCCATCCCCGCCGTGAAAGAAAAGGTGGTGGATGGCAAAACAATCCGCTATGACGAATTTTCGGATATAGAACTGCGCTATCGTAAACGCTATCTGGATTTGCTGTTGAATCCAGCGCAGCGCCAGGTTTTTGTCCAACGGGCAAAAATCATCACTGCCATCCGCGCTTTTTTGGATAAACGCGGCTTCATCGAGGTGGAAACCCCTGTCCTGCAACCGCTTTACGGCGGAGCGAACGCCAGACCTTTCATCACTCACCACAATACTTTGGATGTGGATTTATACTTGCGCATCGCCACGGAGCTTTACCTCAAACGCCTGATGGTGGGTGGTTTTGAAGCAGTTTATGAGCTGGGCAAAGATTTCCGCAACGAAGGCATGTCCCGTGTCCACAATCCCGAATTCACCATGTTGGAACTTTATGAGGCATATTCCGACCTCCGGGACGTGATGAACCTCACCGAAGACCTCCTGCGCCATCTGGCTTTGGATGTTTTGGGCAAAAAGGAATTTGTCTTCCGGGGCCACAAAGTGGATTTGTCCAAACCTTTCGAGCGCGTACCGATGATTGACCTGGTGAAAGAATATGCCGGGATTGACCTTTCGGATATGGACATGGACAAAGCTAAGGCTTTTTGCGATGAGCGAAAGATTGAAATCCCGCCCGGTTCCGGAGTGGGCAAAATCATCGCTCTGCTTTTTGAAGAATATGTGGAGCCAAAGCTTGTCCAGCCGACCTTTGTGACCGATTTTCCCAAGGAAGTCTCACCTCTGGCAAAATCCATCAGCGGTCATCCCGAATTGGCAGACCGCTTCGAGATTTACATCGCGGGACACGAATTTGGCAACGCTTTCAGCGAGTTGAACGACCCCCTCGACCAGCGAGCCCGTTTGGAAGCTCAGGCAGCTTTGCGCGCCCTTGGTGATGAAGAGGCAAACCCCGTGGACGAGGATTTTTTGGAGGCTCTGGAATATGGTATGCCACCTTTGGGTGGTTTGGGCATCGGCATCGACCGTCTGGTGATGTTGCTCACAGAAAACGATTCCATCAAAGAGGTTATACTCTTTCCACAAATGAAGCCCGAATAAACCTGTTTCGGGCTCTGGGGCATATCCGGTGTGGGTTTCCCACTGCTCAAATCGGCTGAATTTGCCTCTCACTTGCTCGCCTCCTTATATATCCCTTATGTTTCATAAGCCAAGTATAAGGCACACAAAGACTTAGGGTAAACAGACACTTTCCCGCCGCCTCGTTCTAATCTAGTGTAGCCTGATAAGCTCTTGCTTGGTTCTGGCTCAGGAGTTACTGCTTGATGCCTCCCGGAGTTCCCGAAGGCGCATCGGGGGACTCAGGACTGGGATTGCAGAAGATATGGAGTCGGACTCAAGAGCGCGGAGACGGAGTTACCGGGTTTTAATCATCCTTCTTTTCGTGTAAAACAACCCGTCCCGCTTCATCGGTTTCCAACACCTCGTGTTGAAAGATAAAGTTATAGGTTCCCGCTTCCACGATGTTCATCAGTTTATCCGCGCTTTGCTCAATCATGTCGATATAGTCGATGGTATTCAGCGCGCCTTCGGGGTCACATTCGCCGTTTTGGATTTGCAACATGATTTTTCCCCTCAGCCTGCTGTGTATTTCGGTCAGGCGTCCCTTCATTTCAATAATCTTGAAGGTGAAGGAGGGTTTCAGCTCTTCCAAATAGTCAATGCTGAGATCCACCATTTCGGAGAACTGGGCGTTGAAGCTGTCGATGATTTCCCTGAAATCCTGTTCCAGCGGGTTCTTTTGCGCGGGAATCTGATAGTTTAGAATGCGGTTTATCTCCTCGATGAAATCCCCGATTTTTTCGATGTCGTTCACGGTGTGGAGCAAAGCGGGAATCTTTTGGATAACCGTTTGGGAGCGGGTGCGTTCGTTGACGACAACGAGATAGCGGGTTATCTCCCTTTGGAGCTGGTCGATGGCTTGTTCGATGCGTGAGATACGCACCTGTTTTTTGTAGTTTTTATCCCGGAAAGCTTCATAGGAAACATGCACACCCATTTGGACCAAGCGCAACATTTCCCGCATTTCTTTGAGAGACTGGTCGATGGCGATGTGAGAATCCCCAACGAGATGATAGTTCAGGTGTTTGGGTTCGCCCATGAAAACCATGTCTTCGGGGTCTTTGGGAATCACCAAAGAGGCGAATTTTGCCAAAAGCCCCGCGAAGGGCAGCAACAGCATAGTGTTGAAGATGTTGAAGAAAGTGTGGGCGTTGGCGATGTGGCGGGCGATATTGCGCTCGGTGAGCACTTCGGAGAAAACGTCTCCGGGAGTGATGAGGTTGATGAATTTGGTGTAGTAGCCCGCCCAGGTGAGGGTTGCGAAGATGACTGTTCCAAGCACATTGAAAAGCGTGTGCACCAAAGCCACTCTTTTTGCGGTGTTGTTCGAGCCCAGGCTGGCGATCCACGCGGTGATGGTGGTGCCGATATTGTCTCCATACACAAAGTAGAGCGCGCCCTCAAAAGAGATGAGACCGGCTTTGGCAAGAATCATCACGATACCCACGGAGGCGGAAGAACTCTGGATGATCATGGTCAGGCTCATGCTGACCAAGATGGCGAGGATGGGATTGCTGGAAACCTTTGTGAGGGTCTCCAACGCCAAGGGGGAATTTTGCAAGCCCAAAACTGCGCGGGACATCACGCCCAAGCCCACAAAAAGCAGGCCAAAACCCATGATAACGTTGCTCCAGCGTTCCATCTTGCGGCTGCGCTGGACGAACATACCCATCACGCCGATGAACACAAACAGGTAGGCAATTTCGCCAAAATTGAAAGCGATGAGCTGAGCATTCAAAGTTGTGCCGATGTTTGCGCCCATCACCACTCCCACAGCCTGCTGCAGGGTCATGATTCCTGCATTTACGAGGCCGATGATCATCACCGACGTGGCAGAACTGCTTTGAATCAGAGCGGTAACCCCGATGCCCACCAGCACGCCCTTGAAGGGAGTATTGGTAAGCTTTTTCAGGATGTTGCGCATTTCGTTGCCGGCTGCGGCTTGAAGATTGTCGGTCATTCTGTTCAACCCAAAAAGGAACAGCGCCAGACCGCCCAAAAGATTTATAACATCAATTATGGTCATCGCGGGTACAATTCTCCATTGTTAAAATGCGTGTGCATCATGAATCTGAACATTATGAATCAATTTTGAAGCGCTTAATCTGGTTCTTTTCCAAAAGCGGAACCAGGATTTCACCTGTGGCTTCATGGTGGAAAATGTCGGCGGGGCTTTGTAAATTGCTTTGCCAGATTAGAAAACGGTTTTGTTCCTGGGGAATCATGTAAATACATTCTCCCTCCCAGGAACTGAAATAAATCCTGCCCAGCTCGTCAATCGCGATGCCATCAAGATTGTCGTATAGGGTGTGCCGAAAAACGCTGAAGACCTCGGTTACAACGTTGAAAGCAAGGATGGGCGAGGCTTTGCGAAAAGAAACGATGAACATCTGCCTGCGGGGAGCATCGTAAACGATACCGTTGGGGGCTTGCAGCAATTCGGATTCAAAACTCTGGATTTCTCCGCTGGCGGGGTCATAAACAAAAAGCCGGTTCGCCTGGGTGTCGGTCACGTAAAGCTTTCCCTGATGGTCGGTTTCGATGTCGTTCAACATTTTGGCGCCCTCGATGGTGACGCTGTTTATCAGCTTTTTAGTGGTCAGATTATAGGCTTGGAGCTTTGTGTTATCCGCCACCCAAAGCAGGCTGTCCTGGGTTTTGAGTCCCCGTGGAGCTTTCAGGCCCTTGGCAAAAGTGGTCATCTTGCCCTTTTTATTCATGCTCAGGATTCTGCCATTGCCCATGTTGGAAATCAGAATGCTCTGGGTAAACTCGTTGTAGGCAATGCTTTCGGGTTTGTTGAGGGAGCTTTGTTTGACGTATTTGAGCGTTAGATATGCCGCAAACAAAATCAGCACTGTCAAAATCAAGAGCAGGGTTACGCGTCTTTTTCCAAATCTCATTATTTTAGTCCTAAATTATTTGATTTTCCATTCGCAGCCATCCGGGGTGTCGCGAATTTCCACACCCAGCGCCGCAAGGTCATCCCGAATCTGGTCGGATAGAGCCCAGTCCTTGTTTTGGCGGGCTTGTTTGCGATAGCTCAGCAGCAGTTCAATCAGTTGGCGGGAAAGGTCTGGAACTTCCTCTTTCAGAGTGCTTTCCAGGTTTTCAAAGAAGCCTAAAACACCGCCCAGTTTAACCAGCATCAGAGCCGCCTGTTCACGCTGTTGAAGGCTCAGCTTTTCATTTTTGACGGCGCGGGTGAGCTCGAAAAGCACCGCCAGGGCGCGGGCTGTGTTGAGGTCGTCATCCATGGCTTCGATGAAGGATTTTTCCTGGTCTTCAAAGCTGTCATCGGGTTTGGCGCTAATCTTGTTGAAACCAATGTCGCGCAAGGCTTCATGGAAGTTTTTAACCGCGCGTTCGGATTCTTCGATAATCTGGGGTGTGAAATCGATGGGAGAGCGGTAATGTTTGGAAAGGAAGAAAAAGCGGATGGCTTCCGCGCTGTGTTTTTCCAAAATGTCCCGCGCTGTGAAAAAGTTATCCAGGCTTTTGCTCATTTTATCGCCATCGATATTCAGGAAACCGTTGTGCATCCAGTAGTTAGCCAGCGGCTTGCCCGTGAGCGCGATAGCCTGGGCAAGTTCGTTTTCATGGTGGGGAAAAACGAGGTCGATGCCGCCACCATGGATGTCGAAGTTATCGCCCAGAAATTTTTGTCCCATCACCACGCATTCCGTGTGCCAACCAGGCCGCCCTTCACCCCAAGGGCTCTGCCAAACAGGCTCTCCGGGCTTGCTCGCTTTCCAGAGGGTGAAATCCGCCGGGTCGCGTTTTTTTGGGTTTTCAGTGATGCGGGCACCGGGAAGCTGTTCATCACGCTTTTTACCAGAAAGGCTGCCATATGCGGGCAGGGCGTTGGTATCGAAATAGACGTCACCCTCAACCTCGTAGGCAAAACCTTTATCCACAAGGGTTTTAATGGCGTTGATGATGTCTGGCAAAACCTCGGTGGCGCGTGGTTGGTGGGTCGGTTTTTTGATTCCCAGAGCGGCGCTGTCGTCCAGAAAAGCCTGGGCATATTTATCCGCAATTTGCTGGAAAGGGACAGCTTCCTCGATGGAACGGGAGATGATTTTATCGTCGATATCAGTGATGTTTTGCACGTAATCCACATCGTAGCCCCGATATTCGAAATAGCGGCGCAGAACGTCGAAAGTCACGAAGGCACGGGCGTTTCCGATGTGGAAATAATCATAAACCGTGGGGCCGCAGGCATACATTTTGACCTTGCCTGGCTGGCTGGGCAGGAATTCTTCTTTTTTACGTTTACTTGTGTTATAAATAAGCATTGTTTTTCCTATTTAAAAATCACGAGACGCTCGATGGCTTCGGCTTTCAAATCCTGGGTTTTGGCGCGGATTTTCACGAAATAGGTGTTGTTTGCCAAGCGGTGGCCGCTGCCATCTTTGCCATCCCAGGCAACACTGTTAAAGCCTTGTTTACCAAAGGCTTTGATGGTGTGCGCCTTCTTGCCGGTGATGGTGAAAATATCAATGTCCAGCTCGCAATCCTGGGAAAGCAGGAAGGTGAAGTTTGTGGCGCTGTCCATCGGGTTCGGATAAATCAAAAAGCGTTCAATGGAAAGTTCTCCGACTTTTTTCACGTTGAAATTCACGCTCGCCACCGCGGGAAGATTGAAATTGTCGAAAGCAATCATTTGTAGGGTGTGAGGACCTTCGCTGAGCCCGGAAAGCGGGAAAACCAACTGTCCAGCCGTGTGTGAATCCAAGTTGTAGCTGAAATAGTCTGTCACCACAATGGGTTGGAGCGCGTTATCCAAAACGAGCAGAATGCCGTGTCCGGAGATTCCAGACAGATTTATTCCGTTGCTGTCCTCGATTTTGGCATAGAGGGTGGTGTTTGGAGCGACTGTGTCTCCATCACGATAATCGTAGCTGCCCAAATACATTTCAATTTTGGGGGCGTCGGGGTTTTCCACATTAACCGTTTCATCATCGTAAGCAATTGGATGGCGGTAGTTTGTGTAATCCTGTTTTTCCACGGGGTCCCAATAATAGGAAACGACAAAACCCGTGTTTCCAGGAGTCGCATCGTCGGGAACGATGAAAGAGCTTTGAAAGGAACCACCTTCCAAGCTGACTTTTCCCGCGAAAAGCTGAGCGCCACGATGGCTCACGTGCGTTTGCCAGTCGAGGTCATATTCCGTTTCGGTGTTGAACACCTTCACCTCCGCGATTCCATTTGCATGTGATTCTGAAAATTCACCTTCGATGGAAACCAGGTCTCTGTGGCGTAAGGCATTTTCGAAGGGTGAATTATGCTGTCCACTCACATTCATTTGCTCGCTTGGAATGGGAGGAATCACTCTTAAGTGAGGGTCGCCCATAAGAACGTAAACTGCATCGTTGTCGTTGTTTTCGGTGTATGCAATCTTTGCCAGCATGATGGATTTACCCAGAGGGTAGCGTTCATGGGTGATGTTTTTCAACACATTTTTCATCATGGCCGCGTTGCTTGTGGGCCCGCTGAGCCGGGTGGCTGAATAGGAGGCAATGGCACCCAGATTGTTCATCAACACGGTTTTTTGTCCCAAGCTTTCAAAGCCCCAATAATCAAAGTGGGAAACACTGCAACTGGCAGCCATGAAAAAGGGCAACTTGTTGGGATTGTTGAAGCGTCCCATATCCGCCGCGCCATTAAAATAGTCTTCGGAGCCCAGCTTGTCGTAGCTGCCATGACCGAGGTAATACCAAAGCAGGCGGCCATCGTTGATGGCTTTGAACATATCGTCCCGGGCTTCAGGTTTGTTCTGAAACTGGTCGTAGGGATATTCCCAGGCAAAGATTTTGTCTGTCAGCATACTGGGGTGGATAACCGTTCCAGCATGTTGGGCCTGCTGGGTGTGGATGCTTTCGTAGGCATTCGAACTGCCATTGTAAAGGTCGTCACCAAGTATAATTGTGGAGTTTCTCCACCAGCCGCCCTGAGGATTGCGGGTGTAATTTTCAAAATTGGAGAGCATCACAGCGAGTTCGTTTTCATTGGTGACGGGATAGCGCCCCACCGCCAATTCCGGATAGGCGGCTTGAGTGAGCATCACAAAATAGTCATCCGAGGCAATCAGGTTTCTCTGATAGGTGATAATTTTGTTTTTGGACTGGGCTTGACCGGAGAAATTTCGCCAGTCCATGGTTCCCAAACCCAAAAGTGTGACCGAACTCAAGCGTGGGAAGGGATAATTGTAATACGCAAAGCGCAAAAATTGGCGCAGGGCAACTGGGTCGGGATGTCCGCCGTTGAATTGGTCGAAAATGTCGCTTTGTTTCACCACTTGGCTGCGTAAACCGTAATCCACCCAATACATATCAGCCAAAACCTGAGCTTGGCTCACAAATTCATCTGGTGTGATGATAATGTTGTCCCGAGAAGTGAGGTTGGCGCTGAGGTCGGTGGGGTTTTTGAAGGTCACATTCAGGGGTTCATGTAAATCTGCGTCGGCACTGAGCCAAAACCTGGTGTTGCTGGTTCCGTTGCCAACAAAATAGCTCTGCGAACCGGAAGTTTGCAGGGGCAGCATCGTCACATCCGAAAAACCGTTCACGCGGTAGATTCTGGTGTTCGCGTTACCTGAAACATTGTAGCGGACGGGAATATTGAGGTTCAGTTCCATCTGCTTCACCGGCACCTGGCTTTCGGCTTTTTGTATGCGGCGGCTGTAATCCAGGGTTATCCAATCCAGGAAAATGTTGTCTGTGCCCGACCTTAACACTTTGATGCGCAAGGTGTTCTGGCCATTGATTAGGTTTGGAACTTCCTTGTAAAATGAATAGGTGCCGAGGCCACTCCAAGAGAAAATATCCGAACCTGCGCTATTTGCCAAAATGGGTTCGTCATTCAGGAAAACCTTAATT contains the following coding sequences:
- a CDS encoding Na/Pi cotransporter family protein — protein: MTIIDVINLLGGLALFLFGLNRMTDNLQAAAGNEMRNILKKLTNTPFKGVLVGIGVTALIQSSSATSVMIIGLVNAGIMTLQQAVGVVMGANIGTTLNAQLIAFNFGEIAYLFVFIGVMGMFVQRSRKMERWSNVIMGFGLLFVGLGVMSRAVLGLQNSPLALETLTKVSSNPILAILVSMSLTMIIQSSSASVGIVMILAKAGLISFEGALYFVYGDNIGTTITAWIASLGSNNTAKRVALVHTLFNVLGTVIFATLTWAGYYTKFINLITPGDVFSEVLTERNIARHIANAHTFFNIFNTMLLLPFAGLLAKFASLVIPKDPEDMVFMGEPKHLNYHLVGDSHIAIDQSLKEMREMLRLVQMGVHVSYEAFRDKNYKKQVRISRIEQAIDQLQREITRYLVVVNERTRSQTVIQKIPALLHTVNDIEKIGDFIEEINRILNYQIPAQKNPLEQDFREIIDSFNAQFSEMVDLSIDYLEELKPSFTFKIIEMKGRLTEIHSRLRGKIMLQIQNGECDPEGALNTIDYIDMIEQSADKLMNIVEAGTYNFIFQHEVLETDEAGRVVLHEKKDD
- a CDS encoding cysteine--tRNA ligase; translated protein: MLIYNTSKRKKEEFLPSQPGKVKMYACGPTVYDYFHIGNARAFVTFDVLRRYFEYRGYDVDYVQNITDIDDKIISRSIEEAVPFQQIADKYAQAFLDDSAALGIKKPTHQPRATEVLPDIINAIKTLVDKGFAYEVEGDVYFDTNALPAYGSLSGKKRDEQLPGARITENPKKRDPADFTLWKASKPGEPVWQSPWGEGRPGWHTECVVMGQKFLGDNFDIHGGGIDLVFPHHENELAQAIALTGKPLANYWMHNGFLNIDGDKMSKSLDNFFTARDILEKHSAEAIRFFFLSKHYRSPIDFTPQIIEESERAVKNFHEALRDIGFNKISAKPDDSFEDQEKSFIEAMDDDLNTARALAVLFELTRAVKNEKLSLQQREQAALMLVKLGGVLGFFENLESTLKEEVPDLSRQLIELLLSYRKQARQNKDWALSDQIRDDLAALGVEIRDTPDGCEWKIK
- the lysS gene encoding lysine--tRNA ligase, with translation MRPKDNQLIQLRKQKLAKLIEAGIDPYPIASERSHRVAEVLENKETWVESEQEVTLTGRLVAMRRQGKLGFGDLEDAGGRIQVYVAQNLVGEENYELFKLCDPGDFVQLRGTLFFTQAGEYSIKVNQVKLLAKNLRPIPAVKEKVVDGKTIRYDEFSDIELRYRKRYLDLLLNPAQRQVFVQRAKIITAIRAFLDKRGFIEVETPVLQPLYGGANARPFITHHNTLDVDLYLRIATELYLKRLMVGGFEAVYELGKDFRNEGMSRVHNPEFTMLELYEAYSDLRDVMNLTEDLLRHLALDVLGKKEFVFRGHKVDLSKPFERVPMIDLVKEYAGIDLSDMDMDKAKAFCDERKIEIPPGSGVGKIIALLFEEYVEPKLVQPTFVTDFPKEVSPLAKSISGHPELADRFEIYIAGHEFGNAFSELNDPLDQRARLEAQAALRALGDEEANPVDEDFLEALEYGMPPLGGLGIGIDRLVMLLTENDSIKEVILFPQMKPE
- the porU gene encoding type IX secretion system sortase PorU, translating into MRKFLVVIALVAVVAAGATVRVLETTERHVLLEYSLGDFQLHEAGEFLHLEMHGAAYETKVGAPLLPVEEIKIALPPSGNASAVLLSSSQGSQTLSKQLLPVPEVRMGEEISEYHIEVDKELYRQPSKPLLEMLEPSTFRDVPYVSLQIRPFSYDGQFSLQITQQALIRIDIQGDTSFRGMPLNDDLAEAFVQTMVNPKQAVQFHNPTKQQIHYADFSKSDYWLRLETDREGLFKITPQHLAGFPLEDIDPRSFRLFSNGGQMLTHEIVHPGNEFVEVPIRVVGAEDGSFDPQDYIVFYGTNRDGVGKNTSLQYAATYYNPYGGNTIWWLTFAGEFSGEPLRMETLPIQQSWNAQTDRFSDQFRLEKENHRRETIGFDWYMTRLFGNSDAEYEFQLQIPDPVPGSTGALRFSMRQEDVSSPTPTQHKIKVFLNDEPILANSAGSDIFSWSGLGTYSFYKEVPNLINGQNTLRIKVLRSGTDNIFLDWITLDYSRRIQKAESQVPVKQMELNLNIPVRYNVSGNANTRIYRVNGFSDVTMLPLQTSGSQSYFVGNGTSNTRFWLSADADLHEPLNVTFKNPTDLSANLTSRDNIIITPDEFVSQAQVLADMYWVDYGLRSQVVKQSDIFDQFNGGHPDPVALRQFLRFAYYNYPFPRLSSVTLLGLGTMDWRNFSGQAQSKNKIITYQRNLIASDDYFVMLTQAAYPELAVGRYPVTNENELAVMLSNFENYTRNPQGGWWRNSTIILGDDLYNGSSNAYESIHTQQAQHAGTVIHPSMLTDKIFAWEYPYDQFQNKPEARDDMFKAINDGRLLWYYLGHGSYDKLGSEDYFNGAADMGRFNNPNKLPFFMAASCSVSHFDYWGFESLGQKTVLMNNLGAIASYSATRLSGPTSNAAMMKNVLKNITHERYPLGKSIMLAKIAYTENNDNDAVYVLMGDPHLRVIPPIPSEQMNVSGQHNSPFENALRHRDLVSIEGEFSESHANGIAEVKVFNTETEYDLDWQTHVSHRGAQLFAGKVSLEGGSFQSSFIVPDDATPGNTGFVVSYYWDPVEKQDYTNYRHPIAYDDETVNVENPDAPKIEMYLGSYDYRDGDTVAPNTTLYAKIEDSNGINLSGISGHGILLVLDNALQPIVVTDYFSYNLDSHTAGQLVFPLSGLSEGPHTLQMIAFDNFNLPAVASVNFNVKKVGELSIERFLIYPNPMDSATNFTFLLSQDCELDIDIFTITGKKAHTIKAFGKQGFNSVAWDGKDGSGHRLANNTYFVKIRAKTQDLKAEAIERLVIFK
- a CDS encoding S1 RNA-binding domain-containing protein; the encoded protein is MSDKVRDTSSKAAIKEMKEEYLRMLEESFQTTAEYKKGDVIEAPIISISDKNIILSLGGKFDAYAEVAEYQDEKGELPYNVGDNLKGYIVDSNEQGFVIGKSLTKQFVDKRSLLDAFERKIPVSGKVYGVTKGGFNVDVLGARAFCPASQISMRGGETPTEHIGKTMDFIVIECSENCRRVVVSHRLIQEQENMERKAEALKRLHAGDVVTGTVMRMTSFGAFVDLGGIEGLMHVSEISWQHVVKPQDALKQGQEVEVKILDIKGEKLSLSMKTLLENPFESFAKEIKEGDTINCRILRLHNFGAFAEIKPGVEGLIPVSEMSRSRNVAHPREVVNEGDFVEVQVLRIDPDTQKISLSLRALQADPWDQIDEKIQLETPFKGTVESSTNFGVFVTITEGITGLLPRSRVREKDNFKPGDEIELMVTAIDRENHRLTLDYTDRQPGEVVERRRPDERREPREGGSDYGRFRGRRQDDEWRRYASQKPEVADDNPFKDL